The genomic segment TGGCTGACTATTGTGAAGGCCAAGGCTGGACGGATCATAGAATCATTCCATATGCACCACTTGAAATGGATCCGGCGGCAACCGTTTTTCACTATGGTCAAACAATTTTTGAAGGATTAAAAGCCTATGTAGGCAAAGAGGGGCAAGTATTGTTATTCCGCCCAGAAGAAAACATGCGTCGCATGAACAAATCGAGTGAACGCTTATGCATGCCAGCTTTCAATGAAGAAATTGCAATCGAAGCTTTAGAAAAATTAATTTCTATCGATAAAGACTGGATTCCAGTAACAGAAGGAACTTCCCTGTACATAAGACCATTCATGGTTGCGACTGAACCCTATCTTGGCGTTTCACCATCGAAGAAATATAAATTCATCATTATCCTTTCTCCTGTTGGATCGTATTATAAAGAAGGAATTCATCCCGTTAAAATTCTCGTTGAAAATGAGTATGTGCGTGCAGTAGCAGGCGGAACTGGAACGGCAAAAACAGCCGGTAACTACGCGTCCGGGCTAAGAGCACAAGAAATAGCAAGCAAAAAAGGTTATTCACAAGTTCTTTGGCTTGATGGTGTAGAAAGAAAGTATATAGAAGAAGTGGGAAGTATGAACGTCTTCTTCAAAATTAACGGTGAAGTTATTACACCAATATTAAATGGCAGTATTTTAGAAGGAATTACGAGGAAGTCAATCCTTCAATTACTGAGGCATTGGGATATTCCGGTTGTTGAACGTAAAATATCCATGGAAGAACTTCGTTCAGCACACCAAGCAGGTACTTTAGAGGAAGCTTTCGGAACAGGAACGGCAGCAGTTGTTTCACCAATTGGAGAACTAAATTGGGGCGATGACATAATGGTCGTTAATAATAATCAAACCGGTGAATTATCTAAAAAACTGTATGAGACACTAACGGGTATTCAAACCGGTAAAGTGGAAGATTCATTCGGGTGGGTAGTTGAAGTCACTGACACGGTAAAAGTATAATTGTTTCTTCTATATAATAGGTGAAGAAAAGGGTAGCCCTTCCAAGGTGCTATCCTTTTCTTTGTATCCAGTTGGGGAAGTCCTGCATATAGTAGGGAAGCGCCTAGAATTACTAAATGGATAGCGGAAGGGGATTGTGTGGATAAATTATCACCAAACCACAAACAAGTCATAGATGAAAACAGTAAAGATAAACAGTTGGAACAATTCCGTGTGAATAATGAAGGAACAAAAATGACAACAAATCAAGCACTGAAAGTTTCGAATGACGAGGAATCATTGAAAGCGGGTATCCGTGGACCAACATTAATGGAGGACTTTCATTTTCGTGAAAAATTAACTCACTTTGACAATGAAAGGATTCCAGAGCGGGTTGTACACGCCAGAGGATATGCAGCACA from the Sporosarcina psychrophila genome contains:
- a CDS encoding branched-chain amino acid aminotransferase, which codes for MTNHVITVTLSESKKQKPQSDQLEFGRVFTDHMFVADYCEGQGWTDHRIIPYAPLEMDPAATVFHYGQTIFEGLKAYVGKEGQVLLFRPEENMRRMNKSSERLCMPAFNEEIAIEALEKLISIDKDWIPVTEGTSLYIRPFMVATEPYLGVSPSKKYKFIIILSPVGSYYKEGIHPVKILVENEYVRAVAGGTGTAKTAGNYASGLRAQEIASKKGYSQVLWLDGVERKYIEEVGSMNVFFKINGEVITPILNGSILEGITRKSILQLLRHWDIPVVERKISMEELRSAHQAGTLEEAFGTGTAAVVSPIGELNWGDDIMVVNNNQTGELSKKLYETLTGIQTGKVEDSFGWVVEVTDTVKV